The Magnetococcales bacterium genome window below encodes:
- a CDS encoding DUF3142 domain-containing protein has product MPNVLMTCRRQVGGWVFILLLPFTLVTDAARYHPISPLPLPPVMIWAWDRPEDLDFINPAQVGVAFLATHILVDKRGIREQPRGNPLWVPTNTIRVAVVRLEVRPGTTLQESHLLATTEAILGIWRHPRLAAMQLDFEASLSQRPFYRALLNELRRQWPTEIPLSITALASWCMEQQWLEKLPVDEIVPMAYRMGSEATPLLRAWLAAGGQFRQPVCHQSLGLATDEPLSLPKAGRRIYLFAPQPWTPTLLHTMLSRITS; this is encoded by the coding sequence ATGCCCAATGTTTTAATGACCTGCCGGCGGCAGGTGGGTGGATGGGTTTTCATTCTGCTGTTGCCATTCACCCTGGTCACGGACGCGGCGCGGTACCATCCCATCTCTCCCCTCCCCCTGCCACCCGTCATGATCTGGGCCTGGGATCGTCCGGAAGATTTGGATTTTATCAATCCCGCCCAGGTGGGGGTGGCATTTCTCGCCACGCATATCCTGGTGGACAAGCGGGGAATTCGCGAACAACCCCGGGGTAATCCCTTGTGGGTTCCGACCAATACCATTCGGGTGGCGGTGGTCCGCCTGGAGGTTCGACCGGGCACCACGCTCCAGGAATCGCACCTGCTCGCCACGACCGAGGCCATCCTGGGAATATGGCGTCATCCCCGTCTGGCAGCCATGCAGCTTGATTTTGAAGCCTCCCTGTCCCAACGCCCGTTTTACCGTGCCCTGTTGAACGAGTTGCGCCGTCAGTGGCCGACGGAGATCCCCCTTTCCATTACGGCACTGGCATCCTGGTGCATGGAACAGCAGTGGCTGGAAAAATTGCCGGTAGACGAAATTGTCCCCATGGCCTATCGCATGGGCAGCGAAGCCACCCCCCTTTTGCGAGCATGGCTGGCAGCAGGGGGCCAATTTCGGCAACCAGTCTGCCATCAAAGCCTTGGTTTGGCCACCGATGAACCCCTGTCTCTTCCCAAAGCAGGTCGGCGCATCTATCTTTTCGCTCCCCAACCCTGGACTCCAACCTTGTTGCACACCATGCTTTCCCGGATCACTTCATGA
- a CDS encoding DUF1987 domain-containing protein, producing the protein MDNIHIKSSERAPAIDFDFSSNQFALQGESYPENVAEFYGPILNKFKEHVTGLAGASLIFDFDLIYFNSSSAKVLMGLFDTLDQVAAKGNKVVINWHFEADDDNMQELGEEFGEELSNAEFNLVPKTAP; encoded by the coding sequence ATGGACAATATTCATATCAAATCCTCCGAACGGGCACCCGCCATTGATTTTGACTTTTCAAGCAACCAATTTGCCTTGCAGGGCGAGTCCTATCCCGAGAATGTCGCGGAATTTTATGGTCCGATCCTGAACAAGTTCAAGGAACATGTCACCGGACTTGCCGGAGCCAGTCTGATCTTTGACTTTGATCTGATCTATTTCAACAGCTCCAGTGCCAAAGTACTCATGGGATTGTTCGACACCCTGGACCAGGTTGCTGCCAAAGGCAACAAGGTGGTGATCAACTGGCATTTTGAGGCGGACGATGACAACATGCAAGAACTGGGTGAAGAGTTTGGCGAGGAACTGTCCAACGCCGAATTCAATCTGGTGCCCAAAACCGCACCTTGA